The Pleurodeles waltl isolate 20211129_DDA chromosome 7, aPleWal1.hap1.20221129, whole genome shotgun sequence genome includes a region encoding these proteins:
- the LOC138246560 gene encoding probable G-protein coupled receptor 33 has translation MDERTETSTYSDITVFGDSTGTTRLESVNLIPVEVITSEISSLATVVESVHSTPDHVVTSKDFTLSTLLESLSVTYNNHATSEDSSWATLLESLNSTAIAVVASEDSTLLDYVNSTTADVNIPGGPTLLTLLESVTSQDSNISSTSECPVVLSILLAVFLFITFIIGILGNSFYLWILVCKMKPTVSTIWFQHLISAYLLFTLVIPFYAIFLVMDCQWIFGTTLCKLVTFVVSLSMFASVFLLTVISVDRCVLVVNPLWTKSYRTFKSASVVCFSVWILALLFSLPYLAFPKTYVAANNKITCFNDYVLSDDWITIEIQHLRRRVHLSMFILRLVMGFLLPLSVMTACYLKLAVTLKAGNHNKTNKPFRVIATAVTSFFVCWLPYHIYSGLIVYEESVSQLLVLVVMFLTIVLCCINAGCTPIMYLFIGETFRDLSKSSIHSLFSKAFAEVTLHNVLEIERTSHQLPTSDKSRVTKLSQLESSA, from the coding sequence ATGGACGAAAGGACCGAAACCTCCACTTATAGTGATATTACAGTTTTTGGAGACTCCACCGGGACCACTCGCCTTGAATCTGTGAACTTGATTCCTGTTGAGGTTATCACATCAGAAATATCCTCCCTGGCAACTGTGGTGGAATCTGTGCACTCCACACCTGACCATGTGGTCACATCAAAAGACTTCACACTGTCCACTCTCCTGGAATCTCTTAGCGTCACTTATAATAATCATGCTACATCAGAAGACTCAAGTTGGGCAACTCTTTTGGAATCCCTGAACTCAACAGCTATTGCTGTTGTCGCATCAGAGGACTCCACCCTGTTGGATTATGTGAACTCCACAACTGCAGATGTTAACATTCCTGGTGGCCCCACTCTGCTCACTCTTCTTGAATCTGTGACATCACAGGACAGCAACATATCCTCCACTTCTGAATGCCCAGTCGTCCTCTCCATTCTGTTAGCTGTGTTCCTCTTTATTACGTTCATCATTGGGATTCTAGGAAACAGCTTCTATCTGTGGATATTGGTTTGCAAGATGAAGCCAACGGTCAGCACCATTTGGTTCCAGCACCTCATCTCAGCTTACCTGCTCTTTACCTTggtcattccattctatgccatctttctgGTCATGGATTGCCAATGGATCTTTGGAACAACTCTCTGCAAGCTAGTCACCTTTGTGGTATCCCTCAGCATGTTTGCATCTGTGTTCTTGCTCACAGTCATCAGTGTTGACCGTTGTGTGTTGGTGGTGAACCCGCTTTGGACCAAATCTTACAGAACATTCAAAAGCGCTTCAGTAGTTTGCTTTTCTGTTTGGATACTGGCCTTATTATTCAGTTTACCCTACTTGGCGTTCCCAAAAACCTATGTTGCTGCCAACAATAAAATAACCTGCTTCAATGATTATGTCCTTTCTGATGACTGGATTACTATTGAGATACAACACCTAAGGAGAAGAGTCCATTTGTCAATGTTCATTCTCCGGCTTGTGATGGGTTTCCTTTTACCACTTTCAGTAAtgacagcatgctatttgaaattaGCTGTGACACTCAAGGCTGGGAACCACAACAAGACTAACAAGCCATTCAGAGTGATTGCTACTGCTGtcacctctttctttgtgtgctggttGCCCTACCATATCTATAGTGGCTTGATCGTCTATGAAGAGTCTGTCAGCCAGTTGCTTGTCCTTGTCGTTATGTTCTTGACCatagtgctgtgctgcatcaatgCTGGATGCACCCCAATCATGTACCTGTTCATTGGAGAGACATTTAGAGATCTGTCCAAGTCATCCATACATTCCTTGTTCAGCAAAGCGTTTGCTGAAGTAACACTACATAATGTCTTAGAAATTGAGAGGACTTCCCATCAGTTGCCAACCTCCGACAAAAGCCGAGTGACCAAACTATCTCAGTTAGAGTCTTCTGCATGA